CGCATCACCACCGCTTCAACTCAACCGCCTCCGTCTCTAAGCCGCCCTGAGCAACACCTTCGCAATCCTCGTTCGTCGGAGCTTTGAACCGACAAGCCTCCTAACGAACCCATCACCATTCTTCACCACGCTGTCATCACGCCAGAGGGTTCATCAAACCTCGAGATCTTTTCCGACTTTGCACTACTTCACACTCTAGACGCGCGAACCGAAAACCACTTCTTTCTTCCCTTGAACTTCGTCAACTCCCCGTAGAACTTCACCGTCTACCGAATTACAGCTCGAGAGAGCATCAATCGTCAAAAACTAGATCTCATCTAGatacctaatttttttaaatatatatacctagttttttttaagtacctactttttttaatatatataaatataacagaacaataataagttaataactCCAATTAAAAGAGACCTGAACATTCAACATTGGCAGTGGCTTACTTCCATCTTgcttactcttttttttttttagaacatCTTGCTCTGTAGCCTAGACTTGTGTATGGATTAGGTAAAATGAATTCATTGGTGGCTCTTTGAGACTTgagatttacaaaaaaaaacatttttgatgtAAGTATCATAAATTTAAGAGGCAATTTGCTGGATATTCATAAGAAGCACATAAATAAAGAATATAGCCATGTTACAGTGATTTTTCTTTGACTTGACAGGTTATGTTCAAAATGGACAATTTACTCCTTTATAGCGCGTGCGCGTGACAAAAATGTGCAAACTGAAAAAATGTTAACAGTAGACTATATCGAATGTAGAATGGTCACATTATCAGACATATAAATGGCttctaattataatatatttaaatcataaaccaaaaccatatatatactaaaccctaaacccaaaccatataccctaaacctaaactctaaaccatatacccaaaccatataacCTAAACCCTagacccaaactctaaacccaaactctaaaccctaaacccaaaccatataccctaaactcaaactctaaacccaaaccctaaacccaaatcctaaactctaaatccatgCAACATTGTTCTATGCTATTTTcaaatatcatatagtatagacaaaaacaatcaaacgaacacaaatccatataccctaaaccctaaatccaatttctaaacccaaaccctaaaccataaacccaaaccatataatctaaacccaaactctatactcagatcttaaacccaaactttaaaaccaaatcctaaacccaaattctaaacccaaaccatactATACTATGATcataaaatagaatagaataggTTACTCAAAAATACTGTTCATCTTCCCAATTCAATCCATCGattcttcatcttcttaaaTCCATTAAAACTACGGCGGTTTCAATCCATAATACACATTGGGATGGCTTCGAAAATGATTAAATAAACTACTATGCTCTTCAATCCGACCAGACTCACTTTGATTTCTTCGTTTTGATAGAATTTTAGAATCCTTTGCAAAGTTCTTCACAAAATTTACAGGTTTTGTGACTTTATtgctgaaaagaaaaatattgagATAAACAAATAGGAAGAAGAAGCGTGTGGGTCAGATGAAATAAGTGAAGGCAATTGtgtatatattgtaaataatatatgGAATAAGCACATGGTTTATAATGGCTATGTTCTTAATTTTTTCCATATAATAGTTATGTCCCCTAATTCCCCTAAATTTAATACTAAATCTGTTCTTTTAAAACAGAAGTACGTAACATTTCTTATGTGTAAATTTTAAGTTGAACTGCCActtaaaaattgtattttatcttatatattcaCATTAGCCcttcaaaaaaaagtttcgtttcattagaaataaaatatctaCCTAACAATTGACTTCACTAATCGTTATCGTATACACACGCTAACTAAGTCATATCAAGCAAATCGTTATATTTAGTTTTCGTAAGATTGACGTATGGAAATATTCCAGTCAATTATTTGAAAATCGGTAGATGTCATTGGTCTGGTTTGACCAGCATACCAATCAGGATATAATGTTAGAGGAAAAATCATTTTCATCTGAGTTACTCCAAAATACAGGATTAAATCAAGAGAAAATCAATTTAACTGaaggaaactaaataattttcttcCAATGGATATGTAGAGTAACATATTCCTCTTGTTTTTATAACAAGTTTATCAAGTACTTAAACGATTGTACAACGTGGTAAAATTAGGTACAAATTTTTACTAAATTGTACTATAGTCGAAATTCAACTTGGTAAAATTAGGTACAAAGTTTTACTAAGTTGTATCATTGTTGATGTACAATTTGATAAAACTTTGTATATAGTTTAactaagtttaataattttataaaacgaTTATACAActggaagaaaaagaaaaagaaaaaaaagatgtaagTTTAAATTTATGATATAGGGTTTTTGGTCTTTTTGATtgattttcatattataaattaataaataaatatgaaaaagagTAAATGAGAGCACAATGTTGTGGAGAGAATATTTCAGCATTTGATTCTTGAAAGATTTACAACTTTCATGTGGGTCAAACCATTGAACCAGTTAAACAATGTATAATTACAATAATATGCttatactaaataaaattttagaattgaCACGGGTCATATGATCCACATGCTTCCTTAGTCGCTCTATCAAGGACCTTACTTCTCAATCATTGGGGCTTTCTTCAAGCAAGCGGATCGGCCTATGCGTGACATGCTCCTCTCTCTATCTCATGCCCCGAATGCTGCTCACTTTTTTCTCGGGTTGTATTTTTACTTCATTATTGTTAACATTTCCTCTTTGTAATGTTTCCCTTCTTTCTTTAGTTCTGTAGTAATAAGTTGCACTTTCCAAAACTCACAAAATCTTATGAATTTTAACATTTTGCACcccataaaagaaaaacttgatACTGTCGTACATGTACTAAAGATTGGTCGCTCTTTGAGACGTCAGTTCACGGCTAGAGGTATTCTTATTCTATCAGAAAAGTCAATCAAGCGAGACGATTTAACTGTTTTATACTTCATTTTGTTTTCCTCTCTATGTTGTTATTGGTTGTGGAAACTGTATAACTATGATCGAAGATTCTAatcaatttataataataattaaaaatttacaaagtaAGGCTGCTCAAAGCCTCAAACCCACTTGAAACCTTGTAGAGAAAGTTATAAAAGATAATAACGCAAATATTATAATGATCAAACTCCGATTATAGAAATCCAAACGATAAATATGTTAGGCATCAATCATAATCATATTACGCGATACATTCAGAGGTTTCATCATGGCGACACTCAGAACACACATTTAGcatgaaaaaaaacagaaaaccgTTACAAGATTGTTTATTAAGATAACGATCTCTCGTGCAAATCTTTCGTCTCCAGAAGTTATGTAGTCAAACAGTAACGTTGACTTCCTTTGTTCACGTTAAATCTGTATTGCCACTTCCCCTTCTTTCACTGTCTTTCTTCTTAAGACTCTTGCGGAAATATACCATTTGATATGTATCAGGAGTCCACAACCACGCTGGCTTTTATCGATTCCACAACCACTCTGACTTTTATTGCTTCCCTGCTTCAACTGGTCCTATAATCATATACATTTTTGATAATCAGAGAGAGGTTCATGTTTGGCAAAAAGTGAACACAAGTTAAACAAAGCATGTCGGACATATATAGAGTTGGCAGGGAATAGTAGTTCAAAATATACACGTATCAGGTGAAAAGTCTTTACCAATTCTTGTTGAAGTTTTTTGTTCAGCTGAACCGCAGAGTTCTTTTCCTCAGTGAGCCTTGTGATGACTGCACTCGCCTGAAATCACAAAAGTCGATAGGCATCAACTTCTAAAAAATGGGAAGTTTTGCCAAATAGAAGCTAGTAGTTTGTTGCAATTTCATAAACTAATTAGTGGAAGCCATTCTTATAGATCAGAGTATTGATTACACGGCCGGCCCTAGACATAAGCCAGTGAAGCATTGGCCTATATCACTCaaatattttgaagaaaattgtATACATACAGAtcctaaaatttattttaaaaatttattgaaactATATATCCCCAAAATTTCAGGCCCTGATTGATGATGTATCAAACTCTCACACCCTAAAACATTGGTCAAAGCTACAAACAAGGTTAAATTTTTTAACGGTGATAAACACAAAGGTCTAATAAGCATAAGAATTAAAGTGTACAATAAGCGAGCCCATTAAGTTGGTAATAAATGGAATGATCTggataagttaaaaaaaaatagctcCAAAAAGACCTGACAAGCCTGAGGTGTATACTTACAGAAGCGTTCCCATTATCAGAGACGGAAGCTCTTGGTAAAGAACCTTCTTTTAATGGTGGTCGAGGTGGATCAACATAGACAACTCTCAGTTTAATGTTCTCGACTTGATTCCCTGACTCTTTGCTAAACTGCAGCGTTCataagataaaagaaaacaaagtgtTAAGTCTCAGGAAATATGAGAGAAGCAATGCTTTAAAGTCCcaattagaagaagaaaaaaacatcaatACCATCTCAGTAGTAATTTCTGTGGCGATAGAGCCGGGACTAGCCACAAAACACTGAAACAAGAACTTGTCCTTGCACTGCATATCAGCCGGAACTTCCTTTTGCGCTTGCATGATCACTAGTTCCCGAAAGACAACAAAAATCAAACACAAAAGGAAACGATATATGACGAAGGGAAGAGTGAGAGACTAACCTACAACTTCGATAGAGGATCCAGGAAGAACAACGCCAATATTAGGCCTCACACAATATCTTTTTGGATTCGTCGTTTTAACCTAATGATTGAGCATCGAGAAACATAAGATACACACAGAAGAATCTACAAAAATTAACAACGATTCTAATGTATACCTTGAAGGCCACATAATTGTCGGTCTTGTTAGTCAAATACTGAGTGCAAGAGATATATTTCTTCAATTCAACTACACACAAAGTCAACGATCATAAGCAGATCTAGAAGAAGAAAGACATGCTAAAATCATTGAGATAtcggatatatatatatatatatatgcttacaATGGAATTTAAGGTCGAGAGGATAGATGTCGAGAAGCTTGTTACTCATTGTGATTAAATCGCCGGAGTATTAGCCGGTTCAATTAATAACCAAGCTCGTCCAAAAAATATTCAAGTTGAGAGATCAAATCTCAAAGCTACAATTTAATCTTTGATAACTCTTTTAGATCTCTTAGaatcaaacaaatttataaGAACAACTTCTCTTTTAGATCCATTAACATGTGGGATATGGAAAACACAAACCTAATGTAAtagaaaatttcctttttcctattctagattttctttttgtgtcATTTTAACATAATTAAACACTTATCAATATGTTAAATTTCCACGAGCTTGGAATTATCCAACAAGAGATACAAAGAGAGAAGAGGGTCTTGCCGCCAATTTTGAACTTTAGAGACGATTAATACCATTTCTTCTGACTCAAGATACGTCActaaatcatgttttttttaaacatgtttGACCAGGGCAAACGATGTGAGAAACCATTAGGAGAATTTGCATAAACTATCATATTCTTAATACCCTATACTTTTATGTTTTCTTAACtacatttagttttaattttaaataattgaaaaacaCTTATATCTATACGATTAACTAATCTAGACTTAAAATTTAGAATTGAAAGATGTGATTTTGGACGGtggagtttaggatttaaaaaaataaatacataaaatttaaaataattatttttgaaataatttaaaatttttgaattgcaaactaaaaatatcaaaagaaaaaattgcaaaaaataatttcaaaaagtcaaatttaaaaatgtataattcaaaaacaataaaagtgttattttttaattatttaaataattatttaaataattattttatttataaatttataaaggAGGATAGAATAAACTTTTGCCTATTTAATGATTTGGAGGGTTAGTGGGAGATGAATTTAGGTATAGTTGATTCATTTttgttgtgaacagccgtcgtttaggttagaaaaagaatagagaagaaaacgtattgaggcaaatacccgtttagggttttttattaatgatatgataataatttacaaacccttaaacccaaatttatacacacagatgcaacaattttaaaaatcaatagatttgttaaatttataaagaGTTCTAATgagtttttcatatttaaaaagtcTTGAAAACTATTCTACtataagagcatcattaacccaaGTGGTTTAGGAGAGAGGTGCttaaaattttttattctttttctaatttttttttgtgtgattaagaaaaaaaaaaaaaaaaaaactaaaagccaACCAATTGCGCCCCACCAAGTGTTAGTGGGGCCCTCCTACTGTTGAAAAACCATCCAAGATCGTAGCTTATATAAGCCACAAAAGAGTTGGTTGTTTCAATTAATTGGGACCCACctcattttttattaattttttggtaAACCACTCCCCATAAATACGTGCGTTAAAGATGCTCTAATGATTTTTGAGAATCTTGAGTATAAATGcaatattttgaaagttttgatttatgagttaaaatgttaataattaaaattccaATAACACTAAATTTTGATAGAATTATAGAATCACTAAAACTTAGAATCTAAATGGTGACCAAGAAAATGAGTAGGAATAGTCTATTCCTTATCATTCATTTCAATTTACACCATTATAAAgaatcccttatatattaaacaaggagcatttttaaaaacaaacctTAATTGTGTAAGTTAATAACAAAATTGCCATTATGCTTAGATGTCAACATATAAGGCATTCTCACATCCTTATTCTAACAACCCTTTTATTACTAGACTATTTACATCAATATACCATTGGACATCCCATCACTTATATCATTTATTGATATTATCATAGAAACTATGCATTCATACACTCATTATGTGAAGGTTCATTATATAAATGTTAGTGGACTCACTATAATACAAACGCATAGTCAAGTTCATGTTGTCttctttaaaacattttttattttttctctaaaacataTACAAACATTATTTCAAACCCTTATAATAGTTACCTCTTCAATGAATAAATTACTTAGTACAAAAAATAAACCTTTCTGTCATCCAAGATTTTCGAATTGCTAGCTTTAACGAAActtttgattttgatatattttatgttttatacttttgattatgatatatttaagtttatattGGTTTAGACTTTCAATTATATcggtttatatttttgattataaagCTTAGAATCTAACTATACCaaacacttttaaaaaaaaataaactatacaAACCTTAAGGTCAACAAAGTAAtgttttttgtcaaaaaaaagtaATGTTTTTATGGGTGTATATCTCGGCgttaaatcaatatatttactGAATACTATTAAATTACAGAATATAATGGTAAAATCTCATTGATTATAAGAACTAACAAAATCGGTTTATATTTGTTACAACcacaaacaattaaaatattaaaatatctcaCCGAATATACACAAACTACCAAATCGGGCGTTAGTATTTATATCCTAAATTAACTTCACAGAGAATTTTAGTTATAACAAATATCACTGATTACAAATCTCAATATATTCTAGCATCTAATTTATTAAAAGGGAAGTACAAAATGTACTTAGCCCTgagttttgcacaaaaattacatctTTATGCCACTGATATTAAAACTCAGAgttttgaatttaaattgaACCAAAATGGTGAACCAAAAACGTGGTTTGCTTCTTTAAAAAATGATCCCATATATTTTGTTCAGTTGTACCAAAATCCATCTCTTAATTAATAAACCATTGCTAAATCATTAAATCACTTATTCTGTTATAAATAACTCATCACTAAACCACAACATCATTGGTTCCATACATATCGTAGTTTGTAATCTATAAAACACAGTTTACCAAAATTACTAACCCATTCAATTAGAAATCATTGCTAAACCAATTATTgtattaatttttgatattacCTTCCTTCCTCTTTGCCAATCTTGAATTCTGAGGATGTCACACCTGCGGTTTACATTGGTTCACTAAGTAATCAGAACCAATAATTAGAAACATATAATTCgagaaatcatattttatatatttaaaattttttttagcaATAGACTTCTTAACCAATAAATTACATTCCGAATAAAATCTTTGATCTTTATGATTTCCTAAACTAAATTGTCCTCCCACAAATTATTCCTATATTATAGCCAATCAACCTAACAAACACAATATCATATCTTTTACATTAATACCGCAAGATTCgtttttgatttatattcttGCAAATCACGCCTAAATAAATACCTTTAAACATATCTTCCTCTTATCACATTAACTTTCAAACAAACTTACAAATTTGTGTGTAGTTATATTTTTCATCATTTATTAGTAATatctaaaaaagtaaaaaccacataaaagagttatttacataataaacaattgaaatataaatagtatgtaaatatattattttatttatatttcatataaataatatc
This genomic stretch from Raphanus sativus cultivar WK10039 chromosome 3, ASM80110v3, whole genome shotgun sequence harbors:
- the LOC108847742 gene encoding vesicle-associated protein 1-2-like, with the translated sequence MSNKLLDIYPLDLKFHFELKKYISCTQYLTNKTDNYVAFKVKTTNPKRYCVRPNIGVVLPGSSIEVVVIMQAQKEVPADMQCKDKFLFQCFVASPGSIATEITTEMFSKESGNQVENIKLRVVYVDPPRPPLKEGSLPRASVSDNGNASASAVITRLTEEKNSAVQLNKKLQQELDQLKQGSNKSQSGCGIDKSQRGCGLLIHIKWYISARVLRRKTVKEGEVAIQI